In the Candidatus Binatia bacterium genome, one interval contains:
- a CDS encoding lysylphosphatidylglycerol synthase transmembrane domain-containing protein encodes MTAEVRRALQLGAGIGLSGLFLWLALRGEDWGRIRSELAGADYRFLALMVPMGVYTLYARCQRWRILLEKTHNRRIPMMPIFSASAIGFMANMVLPFRVGEIARPWLVARGAGLAPASTFATVVVERVLDMMALALFVVGIVMTLDVPPVVHHSAEAAAAIAMLSFAAVLAVVVRRETVLPKLDPLWDRIPRIGASLRLLEHEFVDGMAPIAEPVTLVILFAWSLWIWLLIALSYSVAFQALGIDLPFLSGGITVSTIVALAVAFPSAPAFVGSFEYGCKLALEQVLGVAGGVAVGYAILVHTTQFLTQVALGIVFLLREGLSLRDLAGMGESVREVA; translated from the coding sequence GGCGAGGACTGGGGACGCATCCGCAGCGAGCTTGCGGGCGCGGACTACCGCTTCCTTGCGCTGATGGTGCCGATGGGCGTGTACACGCTGTACGCGCGCTGCCAGCGCTGGCGCATCCTGCTCGAAAAAACGCATAACCGCCGCATCCCGATGATGCCGATCTTCTCGGCTTCGGCGATCGGGTTCATGGCCAACATGGTGCTGCCGTTTCGCGTCGGCGAGATCGCACGGCCGTGGCTGGTCGCGCGCGGCGCGGGTCTTGCGCCGGCCAGCACGTTCGCGACGGTGGTCGTCGAGCGGGTGCTCGACATGATGGCGCTGGCATTGTTCGTCGTCGGCATCGTCATGACCCTGGACGTGCCGCCGGTCGTGCATCATTCGGCCGAGGCCGCTGCCGCGATCGCGATGCTGTCGTTCGCCGCCGTTCTCGCGGTCGTCGTGCGGCGCGAGACGGTGCTGCCGAAGCTCGATCCGCTGTGGGACCGCATTCCCCGCATCGGTGCTTCGCTGCGCCTTCTCGAGCACGAGTTCGTCGACGGCATGGCGCCGATTGCCGAGCCTGTGACGCTCGTGATCCTGTTCGCATGGTCGCTGTGGATCTGGCTGCTGATCGCGCTCTCGTATTCGGTTGCATTCCAGGCGCTGGGAATCGACCTGCCATTCCTCAGCGGCGGCATCACGGTGTCGACGATCGTCGCGCTTGCCGTGGCGTTTCCGTCGGCGCCGGCCTTCGTCGGGTCCTTCGAATACGGGTGCAAGCTGGCGCTCGAGCAGGTGCTCGGGGTTGCCGGCGGCGTCGCGGTCGGGTACGCGATCCTCGTGCACACGACCCAGTTCCTGACCCAGGTGGCGCTCGGCATCGTGTTCCTGCTTCGGGAGGGACTTTCGCTGCGCGATCTGGCAGGCATGGGCGAATCGGTACGCGAGGTGGCCTGA
- the coaBC gene encoding bifunctional phosphopantothenoylcysteine decarboxylase/phosphopantothenate--cysteine ligase CoaBC: MDLLSRKRVLLGIGGGIAAYKCPELVRRLLAEGAEVQVAMTKSAREFVSPLVLQTLSQRAVALDLLDVRDDAAIGHIRIAEEADVVLVAPATANLVSRMACAMADDIVTAALLVARCPVVVAPSMNTNMLAHPAVQKNLATLASFGHRIVESDSGALACGYEGAGRLPDPDALVAEVAAALSPDDLCGRSVLVSAGPTREPLDPVRYLTNRSSGRMGYAVASAAWRRGARVTLVSGPTALAAPRGVERVNVSTAAEMREAMLVRAPSSDIVVMVAAVADYRPAECADHKIKKQDGRAMVIPLAENEDILAALGGLPGKRVLVGFAAETENVLEHARGKLERKRAHLIVGNDVTRVGAGFETETNAAVLVDATGQKATGLVSKDKLACMILDRAIELAAAS; this comes from the coding sequence ATGGATCTCCTGTCTCGCAAGCGCGTTCTTCTCGGCATCGGCGGCGGTATCGCGGCTTACAAGTGCCCGGAGCTCGTGCGCCGCCTTCTGGCCGAAGGCGCCGAAGTGCAGGTGGCGATGACGAAGTCCGCGCGCGAGTTCGTCTCGCCGCTGGTGCTGCAGACGCTGTCGCAGCGCGCCGTCGCGCTCGACCTTCTCGATGTCCGCGACGACGCGGCCATCGGCCACATCCGCATCGCCGAGGAGGCCGACGTCGTGCTGGTTGCACCGGCCACCGCCAACCTCGTCTCGCGCATGGCCTGCGCCATGGCCGACGACATTGTCACTGCGGCGCTGCTGGTTGCGCGCTGTCCCGTCGTCGTCGCGCCGTCGATGAACACGAACATGCTCGCGCACCCGGCCGTGCAGAAGAACCTGGCGACGCTGGCCTCGTTCGGCCACCGCATCGTCGAAAGCGACAGCGGCGCGCTTGCCTGCGGCTACGAGGGGGCGGGCCGCCTTCCCGATCCGGATGCGCTCGTCGCGGAAGTCGCGGCGGCGCTGTCACCGGACGACCTTTGCGGCAGGAGCGTTCTCGTTTCGGCGGGACCGACGCGGGAGCCTCTCGATCCGGTTCGCTACCTGACCAATCGCTCGAGCGGGCGCATGGGTTATGCCGTCGCCTCGGCCGCGTGGCGGCGAGGCGCCAGGGTGACTCTCGTCTCCGGACCGACGGCGCTGGCTGCCCCGCGCGGAGTCGAGCGCGTCAACGTCTCGACCGCGGCCGAAATGCGCGAAGCGATGCTCGTGCGTGCGCCGTCGTCCGACATCGTCGTGATGGTCGCCGCGGTAGCGGACTACCGTCCCGCCGAGTGCGCCGACCACAAGATCAAGAAGCAGGACGGCCGAGCGATGGTCATCCCGCTGGCCGAGAACGAGGACATCCTGGCCGCGCTCGGCGGCCTGCCGGGCAAGCGGGTGCTCGTCGGCTTTGCCGCCGAGACCGAAAACGTGCTCGAGCACGCAAGAGGAAAGCTCGAGCGAAAGCGCGCGCACCTGATCGTCGGCAACGACGTCACGCGTGTGGGTGCCGGGTTCGAGACGGAGACGAACGCCGCGGTGCTCGTCGATGCCACGGGCCAGAAGGCGACCGGTCTGGTCAGCAAGGACAAGCTTGCCTGCATGATCCTCGATCGTGCGATCGAGCTTGCCGCCGCGTCGTGA